In the genome of Conger conger chromosome 8, fConCon1.1, whole genome shotgun sequence, one region contains:
- the LOC133134540 gene encoding zinc-binding protein A33-like — translation MEAKALIPEGDLCCSVCCNIFKEPVVLKCSHSFCRVCLQQVWEKKSSRVCPMCRRKASMKDPPLNLALKNIVESYLKQKTERETTDKTEARCILHGEKLVLFCEHDKEPLCFICQTSRKHRNHPVCPVEEATLELKEELKPALNLVKEKLKKLTEVEQECKKTAEHIRSQAQHTERQIEMEFEKLHQFLHEEEEARLAALKEEEEQNSWIMEEKLKHISGDISTLTDKITALETAMETEDTSFLKDPELLSGALIDVAKHLGNLTFRVWEKMLGMVQYTAVMMDPNTAHATLSLSDDLTTVRHTGTAQNCPDNPERFNPSVCMLGSEGFTSGKLSWEVKVGNKREWDVGVVKESINRKGELTYSPEDGFWVIALRNGDEYSAAGVDDLTLVRKPQSIRVQLDYNRGEVAFFNSSDMSLIYTFKHTFTERVFPFFSPCSRDGGRNDEPLKICPVKVSVTVTSSQ, via the exons ATGGAGGCTAAAGCTTTGATTCCTGAAGGCGatctctgttgctctgtatgttgtaacatttttaaagagcctgttgttctgaaatgcagccacagcttctgtagagtgtgtctgcagcaggtCTGGGAAAAGAAGAGCTCTCGAGTGTGTCCCATGTGCAGGAGAAAGGCCTCTATGAAAGATCCTCCTCTAAACCTGGCCTTAAAAAACATTGTGGAGTCttacttaaagcagaagactgagagagaaacgaCAGACAAGACTGAGGCTCGCTGTATTCTCCATGGAGAGAAActtgttttattctgtgaacatgacaaagagcCTCTCTGTTTCATCTGTCAGACttcaagaaaacacagaaaccacccggtctgtccagtggaagaggccactctggagctgaag GAGGAACTCAAGCCTGCATTAAATCttgtaaaagaaaaactgaagaagttAACTGAGGTTGAACAAGAATGTAAGAAGACAGCAGAACACATCAGG AGtcaagcccagcacacagagaggcagatagaaatggagtttgagaagctccaccagttcctgcatgaggaagaggaggccagactaGCTGCACTAAAAGAAGAAGAGGAGCAGAACAGTTGGATAATGGAGGAGAAGCTAAAACACATCAGTGGAGACATCTCCACccttacagacaaaatcacaGCTCTAGAGACGGCCATGGAGACCGAAGACACCTCCTTTTTAAAG gacccagagctgctctcaggggcgCTGATAGacgtggccaaacacctgggcaacctgacgttcagagtctgggagaagatgctggggatggtgcagtaca CTGCTGTGATgatggaccccaacactgcacacgccaccctctctctctctgatgatctgaccactgtgagacacacaggtacagcgcagaactgtcctgacaacccagagagatttaaccccagtgtgtgtatgctgggatctgaggggttCACCTCAGGGAAACTCAGCTGGGAGGTGAAGGTTGGGAATAAACGTGAGTGGGATGTAGGAGTGGTGAAAGAGTCCATCAACAGGAAGGGAGAGCTAACATACAGCCCAGAGGATGGATTCTGGGTCATAGCGCTGAGGAATGGTGATGagtacagtgcagcaggagtaGATGACCTCACACTGGTgaggaaaccccagagcatcagGGTGCAGCTGGACTATAACAGGGGGGAGGTGGCCTTCTTCAACTCCAGTGACATGTCActcatttacacttttaaacacacatttactgagagGGTGTTCCCATTCTTCTCTCCCTGTTCGAGAGATGGTGGTAGGAACGATGAGCCCCTGAAAATCTGCCCAGTGAAAGTCTCAGTAACAGTGACGTCATCCCAGTGA